The sequence below is a genomic window from Pleurocapsa sp. PCC 7327.
TTTCTTCAGTCTTTTGTGGGATAAATGGACGAATCGAACTGAAAAAAACAAGCAAAAACGCGCTAGCCAACTCCGCCAACTCCTCACCCATCTCGGACCTACCTTTATCAAAGTCGGACAAGCTCTCTCCACGCGACCCGACCTAATTCGTAAAGATTTTCTAGACGAACTGATTAAGTTACAAGACCAACTGCCACCTTTTGATAATCAAATCGCCTTTGCTATTATCGAATCCGAACTGGATTGCTCTGTAGATGAAGCTTATCGAGAAATTTCACCGCATCCAGTTGCAGCGGCAAGTTTGGGTCAAGTTTACCGTGCCGTTCTCCATACGGGAGAAGAAGTAGCCGTCAAAGTTCAGCGACCCAATCTGCGACCGATGCTTGCTCTCGATCTCTTTCTGATGCGCTGTGCTGCTCAAAGATTCGGACGCTGGTTGCCGCTTAACTTAGGACACGATCTGACCCTGATTGTCGATGAATTTGGCGCCAAGTTATTTGAAGAAATTGACTATGTAAACGAAGGGCATAGCGCCGAGAAATTTGCTGCTAATTTCCGCAACGATCCAGAGGTTAAAGTTCCGGCGATCTACTGGCAATACAGCAGCCATCGGGTGTTGACCCTAGAGTGGATTAACGGCTACAAACTAACCGATACGGAAAAGATTCGCTCAGCAGGCATCGATCCCAACGAAATCGTAAAAATCGGCGTGACTTCTGGATTGCGCCAACTCTTAGAACACGGTTTCTTCCACGCCGACCCCCATCCGGGTAACTTGTTTGCTACTCCCGACGGTCGCATGGCATATATCGACTTCGGGATGATGGATCAGTTGGAGGAAGAGGCAAAGGAAACCATTGCCAGTGCAGTCGTCCAACTGATTAACCAAGACTACGAGGCACTCGCAGAGGATTTTGTCAAATTAGGCTTCCTAACACCCGACACGGACATCAAACCCATTATTCCTGCCTTAGAAAAGGTATGGGGCAATGCAATCGGGCAAAGCGTGGGGAATTTCAACTTTAAAACCATTACC
It includes:
- a CDS encoding AarF/ABC1/UbiB kinase family protein, with translation MLSDPSSENGIIRRYDAEAIAKYYRIRPWLYIWRTLTVVWVFGTFFFSLLWDKWTNRTEKNKQKRASQLRQLLTHLGPTFIKVGQALSTRPDLIRKDFLDELIKLQDQLPPFDNQIAFAIIESELDCSVDEAYREISPHPVAAASLGQVYRAVLHTGEEVAVKVQRPNLRPMLALDLFLMRCAAQRFGRWLPLNLGHDLTLIVDEFGAKLFEEIDYVNEGHSAEKFAANFRNDPEVKVPAIYWQYSSHRVLTLEWINGYKLTDTEKIRSAGIDPNEIVKIGVTSGLRQLLEHGFFHADPHPGNLFATPDGRMAYIDFGMMDQLEEEAKETIASAVVQLINQDYEALAEDFVKLGFLTPDTDIKPIIPALEKVWGNAIGQSVGNFNFKTITDEFSELMYDYPFRVPAKFALIIRSLITQEGLALSLDPNFKIVEVAYPYVARRLLTGESPQLRRRLLEVLFKDGKFQWQRLENMIAIARSDKKFDLLPTAQLGLQYLISDEGRYLRRQLLLALTEDDRLHTEEVQRLWVLIKDELNPQQLWQAALNTFRELSVAGVAALVPTVSTLR